From Girardinichthys multiradiatus isolate DD_20200921_A chromosome 13, DD_fGirMul_XY1, whole genome shotgun sequence:
ATCTTAAACCTTATCTTACTGGAgaccttatttgttttcagcagaatgtttttaattaattagaAGTTATCTTTGTAAACCACAACTGGTGGTATTTTGTACTAGTTGCTTTTGTCAAAGCCTAAAAAGgcaaaacaataaatcactgtatttaaaaaagaacctacatctgatttaatgttaCTCCCTCTTTCCCCTGGCTGAGTTGGGTCGCAACAAATAGTAAAACTTGGCTGAAATATCGTGGCGCAAATGTTTATGAAGCCTTAATGAAGCGGAAATATCTAAATCtatttttacaaagaaattataaacttttaaattataaacACCTGCAATTTATGATCTCAGTGATTCCTCTTGTAGACACGTTAGTTATGGAGTACCACAGGACTAAGCACTTGGGACCAGTTACTTTATATATGCTTCCACTTAGTGAAATATTGAAGTTGCATAGCAAAATCCCCTGTTACTCTGGTAagttatatttattcataaagccTGATGAATCCAAACAGTTAATAAGAATATAAGCATGTCTAGAAGACAGAAAAGCCTTAATAACttaattttctgattttaacCTGAAGACAGTTTGTTGTCTTTGAACCAGAGCGTTTGTACTTTTTATGCTTCTCTCATGTCCTCTCAGCCTCAGAGCGGTTGTGGTAGATTGTTGCTAGCACTAAGCCTGGTCCTGCAGAGGGtttgttttgtgttaactgGGAGTTGTTCTGATCCACTGCTGCTACATGCTTGCTAACCAtcaggaattgctgcaaagtcaatgagtCGATGCAATCGTTAGGCTTCCTGTGATGGTTGTAGCCTAATTAACTGACCTTGACTGGGCCTGGTTATCTTGTACAGCGCCTTAAGACGTTTGCTCTGAATCAGTGCTATAATAAACTGAATACAATTGACTTTTTGTCTCACCTGCGTCACCTAGCCACTTCTCCAGCAGCGGCTTCAGCTTGCACATGTTCTTAAAGCTCAAGTTTAGTGCTTCAAAGCGAGAGATGGTGGTCTGGCTGAAGTCATTTCCATAAAGTTTTCCCATGGCCACTCCCACATCACCCTGACAGAGAAGACAATAAATGAATGTACTGCACTTCATGTGTGTCAGACTTTCCTGTCCGCTTCCTTTGCTGTTATGTTTACCTGCGTGAATCCCAGCTTTATGCGCCGCTGTTTGAAGGTTCGGGCgaactgctccagctcctccagatcgCTCGGTTCTTCACTCATGTGAGCTGTCTGACCGCCGGGGTTCAGGCCGGAGGTTAGGGAGGAGGCCATGGCACTGCTGGATGCGGAGGTAGCTCCTACAGATGTTACACCGCTGCTGCTTCCACTGGCCGCTACAGAGGCTGCGCTGCTGCCGCTGCTGTTTCCTGCATCGCTGCTCTTCTCCCTCTGTAACATCAGGAAAAAGAACATGTGTGAGTTACTCTCCTTCcacaaaatttttaaaaatttcttatatttttcctaCACTTAAAATTGATGTGctactttgagttggtctgtcacataaaatccttataaaaaacatcaaactgaattgaaacttgAATCGGTGAAGAGGCATGAATCCTTTTGCAAACCAGAAATAACCAAAGAGATTGCTGTTTATCTGAAATTATTAGGCTTTTCTCTTGCAGCTCGTACGCtgcagtgcaaaaaaaaaaaaaaaacaacccaaaaagaAAGAGTGGATTCTCTAGAAGAAGAAATCTACTCTTGTTTCAGTTGGGctttatgttttctttccttggaaaaagatttgctaCCTGTGCTTGGAGTCCCATGCGAGGTGGGCTTGTAAGAAGTCCTCCTGCACTTTGCTGAGGTAGCTGGATCAGATTTGCTGTTGAGAGCAAACCTGAAAGAAGGAAGAGCaaccaattaaaaacaaaacaatccatCTGGTCAGTCAGACAATAAACGTGATGCTGCAATTAGAGCTGTGAAAAGGAAATGTTATTCTCTTAGTTCAGGAGTCTCAAACTTCAGTCCTCTAGGGTTTGTTGTCCTTGAACTTTTAGatgcttctctgcttcaacacatatgaataaaataattggGTCATTTGCAGGACTCTGCAGAACTTGACTCCATGCAGAGGAGGTAATTCAGGTATGTGATTCAGATGTTATGAACCAGAGATGTATGTAAAATATGCAGGACACCAACCCTCCAACCCTGTTGGAGAATCCTGTCATATAGGAAGGTGGTCTCCTCaccctgctgtggctgctgtgcCTGTGTAGGCTGAGAAAGGAGGAACTGGGCTGGGGACTGGAGGGGATGACCCGGCATCAGAACCAGCTGctggagctgcagcagctgctggaTGTCCTGCAGCACAAATACGTGTCAGCTCAGGCAACAGAAGATGTGACACACCAGACATCAGCTGGTTGAAGGCCTGTATAAGCTGAAGGTACCTGCGCTGTGAGCTGGATAGGCTGGGACAGAGCCAGCTGTGGAGGCGGAGCCTGCACTGGTTGCTCCTGTTTGTTTGGCTGTTGCTGCTGaggctgttgttgctgctgctgattGGCCTGTTGCTGCGCGGCGGCGTGGGCGGCAGCGTGAGCGGCGTTTGACTGCTGAACGGCAGCCGCCAGGAGCTGAGCCTGAGCCTGCTGGAGGAGCAGCTGCTGCTGGGCCGGGAGGAGAGCAGCAAGCTGGgagggagaaaaacaaaaacgttttaacAATCCAGAGAGAAATTAATCAGTTGTcggtaaagaataaataaaaacagtataaaatatgcTTCCTCTACAGTGTTTTGTAGCTATGTATACTTAGAGAGGTTGTGCATGACTTCTAGCTGgaactgtgtgtttttttctcacccCTGCGAGCTGACTGCCTGCGAGCATCAGCTGTGTGTGGTGATGCTgagcctgctgctgctgctgctgctgctgctgctgctgctgggaggGAGGAGCAGCAGTGCTGTGTGTTATCTCTGAGCTCTCTTCGCTCTTTACctgaaagaaaagacaaaatctCCTTCAGAGTCCAGATCAGACTTTGATGCTATTCTGTGGCTCCACCTCAAATGATGCTTTTATAAGTTCACAGTGACGGTGAAAGTGTTTAACACAATCCTGCAGATGTTCAACTCTGGAGGAAGGAGTGAAAATCACAAGGTTGTATTTGCCATTgcatctctcacacacactgacaTTTTGGTACCCAGAACCTGTAAGAACATCTAATCAGCTCATTCAggaaaggaaaaatgaaaaagggaGACCACTGCACTACAAGTGCAGCcattttttcacataaaaatgtttctgatgATATTAGTATGAAAAAGGGGTTTATTAGATGTTCCGAGAGTCAGCTGCTGTGAAAGTAAAAGCTGACAAACATTTGCAAACTGAGGAGCAATTATATCTCAATTATCATAGCTAAGAAGATAAATGCTTCCCTTAAAgattcactttgtttttttgcagaggAATGAATCAATCTTTCCTAAAGctgctgacctctgacctcctgCTGTTGTTACCTGCTGACATTCCCGTAACTTCTTGTCCATCCTGGCTGAGCTGTCTGTCAATCAACATCGTCCTTTCCTATTGGAGCTCCTTCCCTCTCATTCTTGCTCATTAAGACTCAACATGACATGATTTGCGTGTCTTATGCATCTAGTCATGTAACAGAGGATATCTGCGTTAACTTCAACAGAAACCCACAGTATTGTCTGTGTGGTATGTttccagaaatgtttaaaaaactaaaatgatcaGGTAGTTAAATAAAGACATTACTACAACTAAAAAGCTGCCTTTTTAAAAATTGGTGATAGTGACAGAAGTCATTTTAGTCTCTTTCTGTGTGATGATTGACAGATTTTTTAGGTCTAAACCAACCGAACAGAGCGAACACAAAACCAGCCAGCATGTAAGAACCGAGCTCACCTTGCTGCCTGCTGCAGAGGGAGAAAGGTTGTAAGGGCTGCTTTTCATCGTCTGGACCTGCAGCTGGAAATAAATCACATTCATATGATTCAGATGAAACTTGACCAGGTTTCTACATTTGAAActcaacaatattttatttataataatttaaacaaCAAACGGTTCTAATTTCATGATCAATGTGCCTATCGCATAAACAACATTTTTGGAAGACTTAAAAAGGACATACAGAAGTTCAATGTATGGCAGATTTTTCTAAAGTGGTTGGACTTgatatatggatggatggatgtatagatgaatggttgaatggatggatggatggttgaatggatggatgatggatggatggatggatggatggatgggggaatggatggttgaatggatggatggttgaatggatggatggatgtatagatgaatggttgaatggatggatggatggttgaatggatggatgatggatggatggatggatggatggatgggggaatggatggttgaatggatggatggttgaatggatggatgatggatggatggatggatggatggatgggggaatggatggttgaatggatggatggttgaatggatggatggttggatggatggatggttggatggatgtttgaatggatggatggatggttgaatggatggatggatggatggatgaatggttgaatggatggatggttgaatggatggatggttgaatggatggatggatggatggttggatggatggatggatggttgaatggctggatggatggatggatggatggatgaatggatggatggatggttgaatggatggatggatgaatggttgaatggatggatggttgaatggatggatggatggatggttggatggatggatggatggttgaatggctggatggatggatggatggatggatggatggatgaatggatggatggatggttgaatggatggatggatggatggttgaatggatggatggatggttggatgaatggatggttgaatggttgaatggatggatgatggatggatggatggatggatggatgggggaatggatggttgaatggatggatggttgaatggatggatggttggatggatggatggttggatggatggttgaatggatggatggatgaatggttgaatggatggatggatgaatggttgaatggatggatggttgaatggatggatggttgaatggatggatggatggatggttggatggatggatggatggttgaatggctggatggatggatggatagatggatgaatggatggatggatggttgaatggatggatggatgaatggttgaatggatggatggttgaatggatggatggatggatggttggatggatggatggatggttgaatggctggatggatggatggatggatggatggatgaatggatggatggatggttgaatagatggatggatggatggttgaatggatggatggatggctggatgaatggatggatggttgaatggatggatggttgaatggatggatgatggatggatggatggatggatggatgaatggttgaatggatggatggttgaatggatggatggttgaatggatggatagatggatggttggatggatggatggatggttgaatggctggatggatggatggatggatggatggatggatggatgggggaatggatggttgaatggatggatggttgaatggatggatggttggatggatggatggttggatggatggttgaatggatggatggatggttgaatggatggatggatggatggatgaatggttgaatggatggatggttgaatggatggatggatggatggatggatggatggatggatggatgggggaatggatggttgaatggatggatggttgaatggatggatggatggatggttgaatggatggatggatggatgaatggatggatggatggatggatggatggatggatggacggatggatggttggatggatggatgaatggttgaatggatggatggatgaatggttgaatggatggatggatgaatggttgaatggatggatggatggatggatgaatggttggatggatggatggatggacggatggatggttggatggatggatgaatggttgaatggatggatggatgaatggttgaatgaatggatggatgaatggttgaatggatggatggatggatgaatggttgaatggatggttgaatggatggatggatggatggatggttgaatggatggatggatggatgaatggttgaatggatggatggatggatggatggatggttgaatggatggatggatggatggttgaatggatggatggatggatggaaggatggatggatgaatggttgaatggatggatggaaggatggatggatgaatggttgaatggatggaaggatggatgaaaggttgaatggatggatggatggatgaatggttgaatggatggatggttgaatggatggatggttgaatggatggatggatggacggatggatggttggatggatgaatggatgaatggttgaatggatggatgaatggttgaatggatggatggatgaatggttgaatggatggatggatggatggatgaatggttgaatggatggatggatggatgaatggttgaatggatggattgaaggatggatggatgaatgattgaatggatggttgaatggatggatggatggatggatggatggttgaatg
This genomic window contains:
- the LOC124878960 gene encoding POU domain, class 2, transcription factor 2 isoform X10 gives rise to the protein MFVPLPVPFVFQRTASDFSAWRLKSSLVPRSSPDIRMSKAPGEEKPGAKYPGDSSDSDRNSPDDQLQVQTMKSSPYNLSPSAAGSKVKSEESSEITHSTAAPPSQQQQQQQQQQQQAQHHHTQLMLAGSQLAGLAALLPAQQQLLLQQAQAQLLAAAVQQSNAAHAAAHAAAQQQANQQQQQQPQQQQPNKQEQPVQAPPPQLALSQPIQLTAQDIQQLLQLQQLVLMPGHPLQSPAQFLLSQPTQAQQPQQGLLSTANLIQLPQQSAGGLLTSPPRMGLQAQREKSSDAGNSSGSSAASVAASGSSSGVTSVGATSASSSAMASSLTSGLNPGGQTAHMSEEPSDLEELEQFARTFKQRRIKLGFTQGDVGVAMGKLYGNDFSQTTISRFEALNLSFKNMCKLKPLLEKWLGDAETMAVDSMLPSPSSISSPLLGIEGLPGRRRKKRTSIETNVRVALERNFSTNQKPTSEEILLMAEQLNMEKEVIRVWFCNRRQKEKRINPSSSSTPPLPSQTSPVVTHKAHCYSPHMISSQSLSQVTTSLSTTGASLSPSASCPMTPVSSVVMSSSVTPPPLPPHSTASPAPSSLGTSGLTTGNTMIGVSAGMNQALIGSNPLATMQA
- the LOC124878960 gene encoding POU domain, class 2, transcription factor 2 isoform X9 is translated as MFVPLPVPFVFQRTASDFSAWRLKSSLVPRSSPDIRMSKAPGEEKPGAKYPGDSSDSDRNSPDDQLQVQTMKSSPYNLSPSAAGSKVKSEESSEITHSTAAPPSQQQQQQQQQQQQAQHHHTQLMLAGSQLAGLAALLPAQQQLLLQQAQAQLLAAAVQQSNAAHAAAHAAAQQQANQQQQQQPQQQQPNKQEQPVQAPPPQLALSQPIQLTAQDIQQLLQLQQLVLMPGHPLQSPAQFLLSQPTQAQQPQQGLLSTANLIQLPQQSAGGLLTSPPRMGLQAQREKSSDAGNSSGSSAASVAASGSSSGVTSVGATSASSSAMASSLTSGLNPGGQTAHMSEEPSDLEELEQFARTFKQRRIKLGFTQGDVGVAMGKLYGNDFSQTTISRFEALNLSFKNMCKLKPLLEKWLGDAETMAVDSMLPSPSSISSPLLGIEGLPGRRRKKRTSIETNVRVALERNFSTNQKPTSEEILLMAEQLNMEKEVIRVWFCNRRQKEKRINPSSSSTPPLPSQTSPVVTHKAHCYSPHMISSQSLSQVTTSLSTTGASLSPSASCPMTPVSSVVMSSSVTPPPLPPHSTASPAPSSLGTSGLTTGNTMIGVSAGMNQALIGSNPLATMQG
- the LOC124878960 gene encoding POU domain, class 2, transcription factor 2 isoform X5, producing MFVPLPVPFVFQRTASDFSAWRLKSSLVPRSSPDIRMSKAPGEEKPGAKYPGDSSDSDRNSPDDQLQVQTMKSSPYNLSPSAAGSKVKSEESSEITHSTAAPPSQQQQQQQQQQQQAQHHHTQLMLAGSQLAGLAALLPAQQQLLLQQAQAQLLAAAVQQSNAAHAAAHAAAQQQANQQQQQQPQQQQPNKQEQPVQAPPPQLALSQPIQLTAQDIQQLLQLQQLVLMPGHPLQSPAQFLLSQPTQAQQPQQGLLSTANLIQLPQQSAGGLLTSPPRMGLQAQREKSSDAGNSSGSSAASVAASGSSSGVTSVGATSASSSAMASSLTSGLNPGGQTAHMSEEPSDLEELEQFARTFKQRRIKLGFTQGDVGVAMGKLYGNDFSQTTISRFEALNLSFKNMCKLKPLLEKWLGDAETMAVDSMLPSPSSISSPLLGIEGLPGRRRKKRTSIETNVRVALERNFSTNQKPTSEEILLMAEQLNMEKEVIRVWFCNRRQKEKRINPSSSSTPPLPSQTSPVVTHKAHCYSPHMISSQSLSQVTTSLSTTGASLSPSASCPMTPVSSVVMSSSVTPPPLPPHSTASPAPSSLGTSGLTTGNTMIGVSAGMNQALIGSNPLATMQGTIVSSLHQSTWQHAYKVNIRESSSSPDVRVSP
- the LOC124878960 gene encoding POU domain, class 2, transcription factor 2 isoform X6, producing MFVPLPVPFVFQRTASDFSAWRLKSSLVPRSSPDIRMSKAPGEEKPGAKYPGDSSDSDRNSPDDQLQVQTMKSSPYNLSPSAAGSKVKSEESSEITHSTAAPPSQQQQQQQQQQQQAQHHHTQLMLAGSQLAGLAALLPAQQQLLLQQAQAQLLAAAVQQSNAAHAAAHAAAQQQANQQQQQQPQQQQPNKQEQPVQAPPPQLALSQPIQLTAQDIQQLLQLQQLVLMPGHPLQSPAQFLLSQPTQAQQPQQGLLSTANLIQLPQQSAGGLLTSPPRMGLQAQREKSSDAGNSSGSSAASVAASGSSSGVTSVGATSASSSAMASSLTSGLNPGGQTAHMSEEPSDLEELEQFARTFKQRRIKLGFTQGDVGVAMGKLYGNDFSQTTISRFEALNLSFKNMCKLKPLLEKWLGDAETMAVDSMLPSPSSISSPLLGIEGLPGRRRKKRTSIETNVRVALERNFSTNQKPTSEEILLMAEQLNMEKEVIRVWFCNRRQKEKRINPSSSSTPPLPSQTSPVVTHKAHCYSPHMISSQSLSQVTTSLSTTGASLSPSASCPMTPVSSVVMSSSVTPPPLPPHSTASPAPSSLGTSGLTTGNTMIGVSAGMNQALIGSNPLATMQGVCWRLDPAERCCSDAKRLFQTKSNFSDCCEV
- the LOC124878960 gene encoding POU domain, class 2, transcription factor 2 isoform X7, whose translation is MFVPLPVPFVFQRTASDFSAWRLKSSLVPRSSPDIRMSKAPGEEKPGAKYPGDSSDSDRNSPDDQLQVQTMKSSPYNLSPSAAGSKVKSEESSEITHSTAAPPSQQQQQQQQQQQQAQHHHTQLMLAGSQLAGLAALLPAQQQLLLQQAQAQLLAAAVQQSNAAHAAAHAAAQQQANQQQQQQPQQQQPNKQEQPVQAPPPQLALSQPIQLTAQDIQQLLQLQQLVLMPGHPLQSPAQFLLSQPTQAQQPQQGLLSTANLIQLPQQSAGGLLTSPPRMGLQAQREKSSDAGNSSGSSAASVAASGSSSGVTSVGATSASSSAMASSLTSGLNPGGQTAHMSEEPSDLEELEQFARTFKQRRIKLGFTQGDVGVAMGKLYGNDFSQTTISRFEALNLSFKNMCKLKPLLEKWLGDAETMAVDSMLPSPSSISSPLLGIEGLPGRRRKKRTSIETNVRVALERNFSTNQKPTSEEILLMAEQLNMEKEVIRVWFCNRRQKEKRINPSSSSTPPLPSQTSPVVTHKAHCYSPHMISSQSLSQVTTSLSTTGASLSPSASCPMTPVSSVVMSSSVTPPPLPPHSTASPAPSSLGTSGLTTGNTMIGVSAGMNQALIGSNPLATMQVWRGRPEKFREV
- the LOC124878960 gene encoding POU domain, class 2, transcription factor 2 isoform X8, with translation MFVPLPVPFVFQRTASDFSAWRLKSSLVPRSSPDIRMSKAPGEEKPGAKYPGDSSDSDRNSPDDQLQVQTMKSSPYNLSPSAAGSKVKSEESSEITHSTAAPPSQQQQQQQQQQQQAQHHHTQLMLAGSQLAGLAALLPAQQQLLLQQAQAQLLAAAVQQSNAAHAAAHAAAQQQANQQQQQQPQQQQPNKQEQPVQAPPPQLALSQPIQLTAQDIQQLLQLQQLVLMPGHPLQSPAQFLLSQPTQAQQPQQGLLSTANLIQLPQQSAGGLLTSPPRMGLQAQREKSSDAGNSSGSSAASVAASGSSSGVTSVGATSASSSAMASSLTSGLNPGGQTAHMSEEPSDLEELEQFARTFKQRRIKLGFTQGDVGVAMGKLYGNDFSQTTISRFEALNLSFKNMCKLKPLLEKWLGDAETMAVDSMLPSPSSISSPLLGIEGLPGRRRKKRTSIETNVRVALERNFSTNQKPTSEEILLMAEQLNMEKEVIRVWFCNRRQKEKRINPSSSSTPPLPSQTSPVVTHKAHCYSPHMISSQSLSQVTTSLSTTGASLSPSASCPMTPVSSVVMSSSVTPPPLPPHSTASPAPSSLGTSGLTTGNTMIGVSAGMNQALIGSNPLATMQDARQL